ATTTCAGAAAAAGAAGAGTTACCTTTTGCAGTAACGAGTATATGCTTTGGCAAGCAGGTTAGATTCGTTGAGTGCTTCAACAGATGAGGAGAATCCAAGAAGTATATGTTTAAGGGTGTTCAAGCTGTATTTTTTTTCGTAAATGATGTTGTTGCAGCTGCTCAATGGTACAGCGAGCTTTTAAATATACCAATGAAGTACTTTTATGTAGAAAATGAAATACGGGGAGCATTGATTGATGTTGGCGGCGTTGAAATGTTTTTCCATCTGGCAGATGAAAAAATGCATCCGGGGAATGCGGGTCAAGTAGCCTATTGGCGTGTAGACAACTTTGAGCAAGCATTAGATTATGCTCAAAAGCATGGTGCTAGGCTTTATCGAGGCCCCTTAGTAATTGAGGGACAGCAGGCAATTTGTCAAATGTGTGACCCATTTGGAAACCTTTTTGGTATGCAGGGTAAAACCAGGGTCTAGGGTATGGCAACTACTTTCAGGCTTTCCTAAACAGTTTGGATACAACTCCTTTCAGAATATATGGTAGTAGCTTCGGAGCGGGTAAGAAAACAATCCCTAACTGCTGCATCAATCCGAGTGCATCGCCTTGCCCCCAATGCTCCACGATCTTTCCATCCTCGACTCGATCGATGTGCATGATCGACAAATTGATTTGTTTACCTGTTGGCGGAAGACCTTGAAATTCTCCAAGATGTGTGGCTGTGAATTTTCCATACGTTACAACCCTATCGCCTGAAACAATAACCTCATCAAAAATGTGCTGTCCCTGACCGAAGGCTAAATAAAACGACATCCCAAACTGCTTAAACCCTGCCCCGTCCAATGGCTCTGCTATACCCCCTAGATGAGCAACAAAGTTTGGAGCCAAAAGCTCTAAGGCTTGCTCCATTTTGTGATCGTCAAAAGCTTTGTAGAACTGGAGAACGAGGGCTTTGTTTTGTTCAGTCAGCATACAGAATTTCGTTTTGAACTAGATTGTAACGCGGTGATTACGAGAACTTAACCGGGCAGAAAGCCGACTTGAAAACACTACCTCAGCGATCGCACTTTAACCGAGTTCCCAACAAACAATTCCGTTTGTTGGGGTAAATATAGCGAACGGCGGATACCCTTAAGTAGTTTATTTATAAAACAGTGAGCTAACGGGTGGCAGTGACCACCCATTTTTATGAGCCAAAGTGAACCTCCCTCTCGGCGGCTGGTACTAGCATCTCAAGTTGCGCGAATTCACCCAAGGTCAAGAACCCGTGCAGTTCCAAATAAGAAGTGATCTCCATTTCGCTCAGAATCTCTTTAACCACCTCCCAACTTGGATTAGGGGATTCCAAGATACAAGCGATCGCTTCTGAGGCTAAAACCTTGGAATCTTCGGAAGATTGCACCGACTCGGATTCACCCGCACCACTTTCTAGCTGTTCCGCACCAGTGACGCATGAGTTTTCCATGCTCTGTAAGGGTTCCGCACCACTTTCTAGCTTTTCCGCACCAGTGACGCATGAGTTTTCCATGCTCTGTAAGGGTTCCGCACCACTTTCTAGCTTTTCCGCACCAGTGACGCAAGGTTCGCCGCAGCAGTTTTCCATATCTAGCAAGGGTTCCGCACCACCCGCACCAACTTGGGGGGTATATTCTTCTTTTTCCATTGGCTCAGTCAGAAGATTTAATTTCATTTCTGACTCTTTTCCAGTGTTTTCTGTGAAATCTGATAAAGTGGTGCGGGTGGTGCGGAAGTCTTGATTTTGCGTGGTTTCTGGTGCGGTCAGTGGTGCGGAAGTGGTGCGGGTAGAGCCTAAAGTGGTGCGGGTAGCTGACAAAATTCCAATGCCTTTGAGTATTGGGATGTTCCTTTTTGAAACTTCACAGTACTTAGTCCCTTTGACCGCTTTCGGAAACAGTTGGGAGATGCGGGGAATGATTTGGTTGATGCCCTTCACGTTTTTATCACTGGGGCGGGCTTGGTCGATCCATGATCTGCGGTTGCTCTCATCTATAGTGAGTGTGCCGTTTTGGGTGTACCACATCTCTAACATTGACCATAAAGCCCGTGCGGTAATCTCTCCCCCTTCTAGATAACCTATGTTGTTATCTTCTAGGAATTGAAATAAATGATTGTTGTCTTTTTGAACATTACGGAAGGCATCAGTTGTACATTCGTAGTCAATGCCTTCTTCGATAAGTTTGTTAAGAGCCTCTAACATTTTATTTAGAAATGCTGGGGCTACTTTCGTTCTAACAAACTCTGAATCATCAGCAAAACGGGAGTCGGCTTGTAATTCGTTTGGGTTGTTGGGGTCGGGATTTTTTACAAATGTTTTTAGAAACTCCAAAACTGCGATTCTATCTTGAGTAGCTTGCATTACTCCTTGCAATGGTGGCGTTTCATTTAAGTTGAAAATGCCTGGTGCGTTCGGGGTAAATTCAATATGGTCTTTGCCTTTCCGCTCACAATGTAACTTGTTACCTGTGACAAATAATTTCAGACTTTGTATTCTATCAAGTCTGCAAGTTTGTGGGTTTTCTGATGCCCAATTAAGCCTAGAATGCATTAGTGGTGCGAGTCCAAACTTTCTGCCCTCATCGTAAGCTTGGAAGT
The window above is part of the Nostoc commune NIES-4072 genome. Proteins encoded here:
- a CDS encoding VOC family protein codes for the protein MFKGVQAVFFFVNDVVAAAQWYSELLNIPMKYFYVENEIRGALIDVGGVEMFFHLADEKMHPGNAGQVAYWRVDNFEQALDYAQKHGARLYRGPLVIEGQQAICQMCDPFGNLFGMQGKTRV
- a CDS encoding ester cyclase, which codes for MLTEQNKALVLQFYKAFDDHKMEQALELLAPNFVAHLGGIAEPLDGAGFKQFGMSFYLAFGQGQHIFDEVIVSGDRVVTYGKFTATHLGEFQGLPPTGKQINLSIMHIDRVEDGKIVEHWGQGDALGLMQQLGIVFLPAPKLLPYILKGVVSKLFRKA